Proteins from one Salvelinus sp. IW2-2015 linkage group LG9, ASM291031v2, whole genome shotgun sequence genomic window:
- the gjb3 gene encoding gap junction protein beta 3, giving the protein MDWKTFQALLSGVNKYSTAFGRIWLSVVFVFRVMVYVVAAERVWGDEQKDFDCNTKQPGCANVCYDHYFPISHIRLWALQLIFVTCPSLMVVMHVAYRDERERKYHAKHGNKAKLYENTGKKHGGLWWTYLLSLFVKTGIEISFLYILHKIYDSFYLPRLVKCEVSPCPNQVDCYIGHPTEKKVFTYFMVGASALCIVLNVCEIIYLVSKGVARMAQKMKRRERTLALHERYNXDNSCSACSTLPMSRLEKQSLKPQFPGHLQATLPAHMHASAPNLS; this is encoded by the coding sequence ATGGATTGGAAGACCTTCCAAGCCCTCCTAAGTGGGGTGAATAAGTACTCCACTGCGTTCGGCCGTATCTGGCtctctgtggtgtttgtgttcagGGTAATGGTGTACGTGGTGGCGGCAGAACGCGTGTGGGGCGATGAGCAGAAGGACTTTGACTGCAACACCAAGCAGCCCGGCTGTGCTAACGTCTGCTACGACCACTACTTCCCCATCTCCCACATCCGCCTGTGGGCCCTGCAGCTCATCTTCGTCACCTGCCCCTCCTTGATGGTGGTGATGCATGTGGCGTATCGCGATGAACGTGAGCGGAAGTACCACGCCAAGCATGGCAACAAGGCCAAGCTGTACGAGAACACAGGCAAAAAGCACGGCGGCCTCTGGTGGACCTACCTGCTCAGCCTCTTCGTCAAGACAGGCATCGAGATCTCCTTCCTCTACATCCTCCACAAAATCTATGACAGCTTCTACCTGCCCAGGCTGGTCAAGTGTGAGGTCAGCCCCTGCCCCAATCAGGTGGACTGCTACATCGGCCACCCCACAGAGAAGAAGGTCTTCACCTACTTCATGGTGGGCGCCTCGGCCCTCTGCATCGTGCTCAACGTCTGTGAGATCATCTACCTCGTCTCCAAGGGCGTCGCTCGCATGGCACAaaagatgaagagaagagagcgCACCTTGGCCTTGCATGAACGGTACAACARGGATAATTCCTGCAGTGCCTGCAGCACTCTACCTATGTCTAGGCTGGAGAAACAATCCTTAAAGCCCCAGTTTCCAGGCCACCTACAAGCCACCTTACCGGCTCACATGCATGCGTCTGCCCCTAACCTGTCCTAG